A genomic stretch from Juglans microcarpa x Juglans regia isolate MS1-56 chromosome 3S, Jm3101_v1.0, whole genome shotgun sequence includes:
- the LOC121257106 gene encoding zinc finger protein GIS2-like, with protein MSSDSGSRSRSRSPMERKIRSDRISYRDAPYRRDSRRGYSRDNLCKNCKRPGHYARECPNVAICHNCALPGHIASECTTKSLCWNCREPGHMANDCPNEGICHTCGKAGHRARECTALPLPPGDLRLCNNCYKQGHIAAECTNEKACNNCRKTGHLARDCPNDPICNLCNVAGHVARQCPKTNLIGERGGGGGGGGGIRSNGYRDIVCRTCQQLGHMSRDCMGPLTICHNCGGRGHLAYECPSARFVDRYTRRY; from the exons ATGAGTTCTGACAGTGGGAGCAGAAGCAGGAGCAGGAGCCCAATGGAACGTAAGATCCGTTCTGATCGCATTTCCTATCGCGATGCACCTTACAGGAGAGATTCGCGTCGGGGTTACAG CCGAGACAACCTGTGTAAGAATTGCAAACGTCCAGGTCATTATGCTAGAGAGTGCCCTAATGTTGCAATTTGTCACAACTGTGCCCTGCCTGG GCACATTGCCTCAGAATGCACCACAAAGTCGTTGTGTTGGAACTGTCGAGAACCTGGTCACATGGCCAACGACTGTCCCAATGAGGGCATCTGCCACACCTGTGGTAAGGCGGGACATCGTGCTAGAGAGTGCACAGCTCTGCCACTGCCACCTGGGGATTTGAGGCTGTGCAACAACTGCTATAAGCAGGGTCATATTGCAGCTGAATGCACAAACGAGAAGGCATGCAACAATTGTAGGAAGACAGGCCACCTCGCACGCGATTGTCCAAACGATCCTATCTGCAACTTGTGCAATGTAGCTGGGCACGTGGCTAGACAGTGCCCAAAAACCAACCTTATAGGAGAACGGggtggcggcggcggcggcggcggcggcatTCGCAGTAATGGCTACCGCGACATTGTATGCAGAACCTGCCAGCAGCTAGGTCATATGAGCAGGGATTGCATGGGCCCCTTGACAATCTGTCACAACTGTGGTGGCCGGGGGCATCTGGCATATGAGTGCCCTTCCGCCAGGTTTGTGGATCGCTATACAAGGAGGTACTGA